The Shewanella sp. MTB7 genome includes a window with the following:
- a CDS encoding molecular chaperone TorD family protein, producing the protein MEIDSTNPYPELQGIAPVLRSVFLSALGEVMIHTFVENGLDDTWPELTGSEANHQGKTLLTSFSSQWNLELLTELKLDYGQLFVGLGGLTVIPRGLVYLSEQLLFNDKLTLALKARHIPRQAIFNLDHQ; encoded by the coding sequence GTGGAAATAGATTCCACTAATCCCTATCCAGAGCTGCAAGGGATCGCACCCGTTTTACGTAGCGTTTTTTTGAGCGCCCTAGGTGAGGTGATGATTCATACTTTCGTTGAAAATGGGCTAGATGACACTTGGCCAGAGTTGACAGGTTCTGAAGCTAACCATCAGGGTAAGACGTTACTCACTTCATTTTCTAGTCAATGGAACCTTGAGCTGTTAACTGAACTGAAACTCGATTATGGTCAACTCTTCGTTGGTCTGGGAGGTCTAACAGTCATACCTCGAGGGTTGGTCTATCTAAGTGAACAACTATTATTCAACGACAAATTGACCTTAGCGCTAAAGGCACGCCATATACCGCGCCAGGCCATTTTTAACCTGGATCATCAATAA
- a CDS encoding LysR family transcriptional regulator, with product MLDVSFKALLVFKSIYETGCCSYVSKRYGISSSKVSRYLSVMRLHYKDSLFIRKKSGFIPTEKSKLIYPKICEIIDLYYDIDISEPSSHSECEYIIAVPPTLSVGLPEYIDDELTLISKQATVNIKPLRDGVCDDIIQGSVSLAIIQDESKEVRECLNKYKDVLISKPVGVGQFVYLVAGDKHPIWHSEINLENIATYPFVVTAISGFNDKVDPFSVYCCEHELDLRIVHKTHSLAGLINKLKLSDSISFIGTQCAVDFISMIRGIKVLKLPHTEYIRLHSMANRPSYSLVYHQALEHDFPVGFMTSLSHFILGQISDS from the coding sequence ATGTTGGATGTAAGCTTTAAAGCATTATTAGTCTTTAAATCTATATATGAAACCGGATGTTGCTCATATGTTTCAAAAAGGTATGGTATCTCAAGCTCTAAAGTTAGCCGGTATTTATCTGTTATGAGGCTACATTATAAAGATTCACTGTTTATTCGAAAAAAAAGTGGTTTCATTCCTACTGAAAAATCTAAATTAATCTATCCTAAAATATGTGAAATTATTGATCTGTATTATGATATAGATATTAGTGAACCATCTTCACATTCGGAGTGTGAATATATTATAGCCGTTCCACCTACTCTATCTGTTGGACTTCCAGAGTATATTGATGATGAGTTAACTCTTATCTCTAAACAAGCAACTGTTAATATAAAACCATTAAGAGATGGAGTGTGTGATGATATTATTCAAGGGAGTGTTTCTTTAGCTATTATTCAGGATGAAAGTAAAGAGGTAAGGGAGTGTTTAAATAAATATAAAGATGTTCTGATTTCAAAACCGGTAGGAGTTGGCCAATTCGTTTATCTCGTAGCTGGTGATAAACACCCTATTTGGCACTCTGAAATTAATTTAGAAAATATTGCAACTTATCCTTTTGTTGTTACTGCAATCTCGGGCTTCAATGATAAAGTAGACCCATTTTCGGTTTACTGTTGTGAACACGAATTAGATCTTAGAATTGTTCATAAGACACATAGTTTAGCGGGACTCATTAATAAATTGAAGTTGTCTGACTCGATATCTTTCATTGGAACACAATGTGCAGTTGACTTTATTAGCATGATTCGAGGCATTAAGGTATTAAAATTACCACATACTGAATATATTCGCCTTCATTCGATGGCAAATCGGCCAAGCTATTCTCTGGTTTATCATCAAGCTTTAGAGCATGATTTTCCTGTGGGGTTTATGACATCACTAAGTCATTTTATTCTTGGACAGATTTCAGATAGTTAG
- a CDS encoding DMSO/selenate family reductase complex B subunit codes for MTTNTQYGFYFDSVKCTGCKTCHMACKDRLVGLERPNDDVVANGAADMTGVLWRRVYEYGGGFWTQNTVGSYDQNVFAYYMSVGCNHCSEPVCVKACPTGAMYKRREDGLVHIAQDLCIGCESCAQACPYDAPQLDKGRKVMTKCDGCFDRLSEGKKPVCVESCPMRALDFDTMENLEAKYGKGDSHIAPLPSPSITSPNLIIKANRNGQSVSGGEGQILNFPEV; via the coding sequence ATGACAACGAATACCCAATATGGATTTTATTTTGACTCAGTTAAGTGTACAGGCTGTAAAACCTGTCATATGGCATGCAAAGACAGATTAGTAGGGCTTGAGCGGCCCAATGATGATGTTGTTGCCAATGGTGCTGCTGATATGACAGGAGTCTTATGGCGCCGAGTATACGAGTATGGCGGTGGTTTTTGGACACAAAATACTGTGGGTAGTTACGACCAAAATGTATTTGCTTATTATATGTCGGTCGGCTGTAACCACTGTTCTGAACCTGTGTGCGTTAAAGCTTGCCCTACCGGGGCCATGTATAAACGCCGCGAAGATGGCTTAGTTCATATTGCACAGGACCTATGTATCGGTTGCGAAAGCTGCGCCCAAGCATGTCCTTATGATGCCCCTCAATTAGATAAAGGGCGTAAAGTAATGACTAAATGTGATGGTTGCTTTGACCGTTTATCAGAAGGTAAAAAGCCAGTTTGTGTTGAGTCTTGTCCGATGCGCGCATTGGATTTTGATACAATGGAAAATCTTGAGGCTAAATATGGTAAAGGTGATAGCCATATCGCACCACTGCCATCACCAAGCATCACGTCACCAAACTTGATCATAAAGGCGAACAGGAATGGTCAGTCTGTATCGGGTGGAGAGGGGCAGATCTTAAACTTCCCTGAAGTGTAG
- a CDS encoding DMSO/selenate family reductase complex A subunit encodes MERRSFLKASAALGCAATVVGCKTDSDEVNVVPPQPPVTDEVFNWSACTCNCSYSCALKIYSRDGILTRIESDNEGDDRFGNHQSRACLRGRSYKRKVYAPDRLKVPMKRVGKRGEGKFVEITWDEAFSTIAKELRRIIDTYGNESIYCQYGTGRLYSMYSGGHWTKAGQWGGKLLNILGGHLEQYNTYSSGQQANASKYTFGGGSTSTSNYAELANSDFFLNFGHNPAETEMSGSGGNYSLHEFTQHVESVFVDPRLSDTVVSNEKQWLPIRPGTDAILCEALSYEIITRGAADEAFLEKYCVGYDEKTLPASAPENSDYKSHILGLGEDKTAKTPAYAASICGIPEYKIIELADKLIAAERPFISQGLGVQRHAAGEVTVRAIIMLPCLLGKIGISGTNTGLSIGKGINGFYSFSPTGSNPVQARLPCFKWCDAIVRGQEMTALKDGITGAEKLSTNLKFIWNYAGNTLINQHSDSNGTAKILEDESLCEFILVHDVQMTPSAKFADILLPDLMDVEVNDISANPGINISTVIAMTTNIEPQFDAKGNFEVCLEIAKRLGVEGEYAEGKTYDEWLRTLYNEQAGKRNLPNYDELVKMGLYRHKDTSASIGLKSFIDNPTNNPLRTPSGKIEIYSETLADMAATWELPEGDEIPAIPKYVRTWEGYEDETLKKQYPIQLIGHHTKGRTHSSFHSNDWLREAVQDSVWINNADAQELGIQHGDQVIIESLRGKVRVQAKVTSRIIKGSASLPQGAWYKPENGIDVGGNVNTLTSTRPTAIGKCNPQHTNLVKISRV; translated from the coding sequence ATGGAACGCAGAAGTTTTTTGAAAGCGAGTGCCGCATTGGGCTGCGCCGCAACAGTGGTAGGTTGTAAGACGGATTCGGATGAGGTCAATGTGGTACCACCACAACCGCCTGTAACGGATGAAGTTTTTAACTGGTCAGCGTGTACCTGTAACTGCAGTTATTCTTGTGCGCTAAAAATCTACAGTCGAGATGGCATATTAACTCGTATCGAGTCTGATAACGAAGGAGATGATAGATTTGGTAATCATCAATCGCGTGCCTGTTTAAGAGGCCGCTCTTATAAGCGCAAGGTATATGCACCTGATCGTCTAAAAGTACCAATGAAGCGTGTTGGCAAGCGTGGTGAGGGCAAGTTTGTTGAGATTACTTGGGATGAGGCTTTCTCTACTATTGCGAAGGAGTTGAGGCGTATCATCGATACATATGGTAACGAATCAATCTACTGTCAATATGGTACGGGCCGCTTATATTCCATGTACTCAGGTGGTCACTGGACCAAAGCTGGGCAATGGGGAGGCAAGTTGCTTAATATCCTTGGTGGCCACTTAGAGCAGTACAATACATATTCTAGTGGTCAGCAAGCTAACGCATCAAAATATACTTTTGGTGGTGGCTCTACCTCTACCTCTAATTATGCTGAACTGGCCAACAGTGATTTCTTTTTAAACTTTGGTCACAACCCTGCCGAAACAGAGATGAGTGGTAGCGGTGGTAATTATTCTCTGCATGAATTTACCCAACACGTTGAATCGGTTTTTGTTGACCCTCGTTTGTCTGACACCGTTGTCAGTAATGAAAAACAATGGCTGCCAATCCGTCCCGGCACCGATGCAATTTTATGTGAAGCTTTGAGCTATGAAATCATCACTCGTGGAGCCGCAGATGAAGCATTCCTAGAAAAGTATTGTGTGGGCTACGATGAAAAGACTCTACCTGCTTCGGCGCCTGAAAATAGTGACTACAAGTCGCATATTCTTGGATTAGGAGAAGATAAGACCGCTAAGACGCCAGCTTATGCGGCTTCTATTTGTGGGATTCCAGAATACAAAATTATAGAACTAGCAGACAAGCTTATTGCAGCTGAGCGTCCTTTTATTTCTCAAGGATTAGGCGTACAGCGTCACGCCGCTGGTGAAGTGACGGTGCGTGCAATCATCATGCTACCTTGTTTGTTAGGCAAAATAGGGATTTCAGGCACCAACACTGGTCTGTCTATAGGCAAGGGGATCAATGGTTTTTATTCTTTCTCACCAACAGGAAGCAACCCAGTTCAAGCTCGTCTTCCATGTTTTAAATGGTGTGATGCTATTGTGCGTGGTCAGGAAATGACAGCTCTTAAAGATGGTATTACAGGAGCTGAGAAATTAAGCACTAACTTAAAGTTTATTTGGAACTATGCTGGTAACACTTTAATTAACCAACATTCAGATTCAAATGGCACGGCTAAAATCCTTGAAGATGAAAGCTTGTGTGAATTTATTTTGGTGCACGATGTGCAAATGACGCCGAGTGCAAAGTTTGCCGATATTCTACTGCCAGATCTTATGGATGTGGAAGTTAACGATATCTCGGCAAATCCGGGCATCAATATTTCGACTGTTATCGCCATGACCACCAATATTGAACCGCAGTTTGATGCTAAAGGTAATTTTGAAGTCTGTCTGGAGATAGCTAAACGACTGGGTGTCGAGGGAGAGTATGCCGAAGGGAAAACTTACGATGAGTGGTTAAGAACCCTGTATAACGAGCAGGCCGGAAAACGAAACCTCCCTAATTACGACGAACTGGTAAAGATGGGGCTTTATCGTCATAAGGATACATCAGCGTCAATTGGGCTCAAGTCTTTCATCGATAATCCTACTAATAACCCATTGCGGACACCGAGTGGGAAAATAGAAATTTACTCAGAAACCCTAGCTGATATGGCTGCTACCTGGGAGCTTCCCGAAGGTGACGAGATACCTGCTATCCCTAAGTATGTAAGAACATGGGAAGGCTATGAAGATGAGACATTAAAAAAACAATATCCAATTCAGTTGATTGGTCATCATACCAAAGGCCGAACTCATTCAAGTTTTCATAGTAATGATTGGCTGCGAGAGGCGGTACAAGATTCCGTATGGATTAATAATGCTGATGCACAAGAGCTTGGTATTCAACATGGTGACCAAGTGATTATTGAATCGTTACGGGGCAAAGTGCGGGTGCAAGCTAAAGTGACATCAAGAATTATTAAAGGCTCAGCTTCTTTACCTCAAGGCGCTTGGTATAAACCTGAAAATGGTATTGATGTCGGGGGAAATGTGAACACTTTAACCTCGACTCGCCCTACGGCGATCGGTAAATGCAATCCACAACATACCAACTTAGTTAAAATCTCTAGAGTGTAA
- a CDS encoding DMSO/selenate family reductase complex B subunit, translated as MKDENTQYGFYFNAAKCSGCKTCHVSCKDRSDLSIGQNWRRVYEYEGGNWQELADGTFENNAFAYYMSVGCNHCNEPVCVKACPTGAMYKRREDGLVHIATELCIGCNSCAQACPYDAPQLDQNKKVMTKCDGCSDRLAEGKKPSCVESCPLRALDFDTMENLQARYGDGDGHIAPLPPESITSPNLIIKAHKDGQSTSNGLGSIVNHSEV; from the coding sequence ATGAAAGATGAAAATACTCAATATGGTTTTTATTTTAATGCCGCCAAATGTAGTGGCTGCAAAACTTGCCACGTTTCCTGTAAAGATCGTTCTGATTTGTCTATTGGTCAGAATTGGCGTCGCGTATATGAATATGAAGGCGGTAATTGGCAAGAGTTAGCTGATGGGACATTTGAAAACAATGCCTTTGCTTATTATATGTCTGTTGGTTGTAATCATTGTAATGAACCAGTTTGTGTTAAAGCCTGTCCGACAGGTGCAATGTACAAGCGACGGGAAGATGGTTTGGTTCATATAGCGACAGAGCTATGTATTGGCTGTAACAGTTGTGCACAAGCTTGCCCCTATGATGCACCACAATTAGACCAAAATAAAAAAGTCATGACTAAGTGTGATGGATGCTCCGATCGACTTGCCGAAGGTAAGAAACCAAGCTGTGTCGAATCTTGTCCATTAAGAGCGTTAGATTTTGATACGATGGAGAACTTACAAGCTAGGTATGGTGATGGCGACGGGCATATTGCGCCGCTGCCACCTGAAAGCATTACATCACCAAATTTAATTATTAAAGCTCATAAAGATGGTCAATCAACCTCCAATGGTCTAGGAAGTATTGTTAACCACTCTGAAGTGTAA